Proteins co-encoded in one Euleptes europaea isolate rEulEur1 chromosome 1, rEulEur1.hap1, whole genome shotgun sequence genomic window:
- the FGFR4 gene encoding fibroblast growth factor receptor 4 isoform X1 — protein MTSLLRGLLGFQIIAALSIWPGASTEETTEPEMFESHMLVAEEEHLLLDPGSLLKLYCSANHSLVITWYKEAKQLLPGGRIHMRQGMLEIADVTYEDSGLYLCRTRSTGESLRNFTISVVDSLASGDDDEDSDGDSAHVDSNEEPVHTRRAPYWTHPHRMDKKLYAVPAGNTVKFRCPASGSPNPTIRWLKNGREFRGEHRIGGIRLRHQHWSLVMESVVPSDRGNYTCLVENKFGSIRFSYFLDVLERSPHRPILQAGLPANTTAVVGSDVEFFCKVYSDAQPHIQWLKHIEVNGSSYGPDGIPYVQVLKTADINSSEVEVLYLRNVSMEDAGEYTCLAGNSIGLSYQSAWLTVLPEELVQEVNAPDVKYTDIIIYTSGSLAIAMAVVIIVLCRLQTQPRKQPLEPMAVHKLSKFPLIRQFSLESSSSGKSTTSLMRVTRLSSSCTPMLAGVMEVELPLDSKWEFPRDRLVLGKPLGEGCFGQVVRAEAYGIDQERPERPITVAVKMLKDNATDKDLADLISEMEMMKLMDQHKNIINLLGVCTQDGPLYVIVEFAAKGNLREYLRARRPPTPDYTFDVTKMPEEQLSFKDLVSCVYQVARGMEYLESKRCIHRDLAARNVLVTEETVMKIADFGLARGVHDIDYYKKTSNGRLPVKWMAPEALFDRVYTHQSDVWSFGILMWEIFTLGGSPYPGIPVEELFKLLREGHRMDKPSNCTHELYMMMRECWHAVPSQRPTFKQLVEGLDKVLAAVSEEYLDLSMPFEQYSPSCEDTTSTCSSDDSVFTHDPLPITPCLFPYHNVRT, from the exons ATGACATCCCTGTTGCGGGGCCTTCTTGGGTTCCAGATAATAGCAGCGCTGTCTATTTGGCCAGGTGCTTCTACAGAAGAGACCACAGAGCCAG AAATGTTTGAGAGCCACATGCTGGTGGCAGAGGAAGAGCACTTGCTGCTGGACCCAGGGAGTCTGCTGAAGCTCTACTGCAGTGCCAATCACAGCCTCGTAATCACATGGTACAAAGAAGCCAAGCAGCTTCTCCCAGGTGGGCGCATCCACATGCGGCAGGGCATGCTGGAGATTGCCGATGTCACCTATGAAGATTCGGGGCTGTATTTATGCCGGACGCGGAGCACTGGCGAGAGCCTGCGCAACTTTACCATCTCTGTTGTGG ATTCATTGGCATCcggtgatgatgatgaagacaGCGATGGGGACAGTGCCCATGTGGATTCAAATGAGGAGCCAGTGCACACCCGGCGAG CACCTTATTGGACACACCCTCATCGAATGGACAAGAAGCTGTATGCAGTCCCAGCAGGAAATACAGTCAAGTTCCGCTGCCCAGCCTCAGGAAGTCCTAATCCTACGATTCGCTGGCTGAAGAATGGTCGGGAATTCAGAGGGGAGCACCGTATTGGTGGGATCCGA CTGCGGCATCAGCACTGGAGCTTAGTCATGGAGAGTGTGGTACCTTCCGACCGAGGCAACTACACTTGTCTGGTGGAGAACAAGTTTGGCAGCATCCGCTTCAGCTATTTTCTGGATGTCCTAG AGAGATCTCCGCACAGGCCAATCCTGCAAGCAGGGCTCCCTGCGAACACCACAGCAGTGGTCGGCAGCGACGTGGAGTTCTTTTGCAAAGTGTACAGCGATGCCCAGCCCCACATACAGTGGCTGAAACACATTGAAGTGAATGGCAGCAGCTATGGCCCTGACGGAATCCCCTACGTTCAAGTGCTTAAG ACAGCAGATATTAACAGCTCAGAGGTGGAAGTGCTGTACTTGCGCAATGTCTCCATGGAAGATGCTGGTGAATACACATGCCTGGCAGGGAATTCTATTGGCTTGTCCTACCAGTCAGCCTGGCTTACTGTGCTGCCAG aagagctggtgcAAGAGGTGAACGCGCCTGATGTCAAGTACACAGATATCATTATCTACACTTCAGGATCTTTGGCCATCGCTATGGCTGTCGTCATCATTGTCCTCTGCCGGTTGCAAACCCAGCCAAGGAAGCAGCCCTTGGAGCCCATGGCAGTACACAAGCTCTCCAAATTCCCTCTCATCCGGCAG TTCTCATTGGAATCAAGCTCCTCAGGCAAGTCTACCACATCACTCATGCGTGTCACCCGCCTCTCGTCAAGCTGCACACCCATGCTGGCTGGGGTCATGGAAGTGGAGCTGCCACTTGACTCAAAGTGGGAATTTCCACGAGACAG GTTGGTGCTGGGCAAGCCACTAGGTGAAGGTTGTTTTGGGCAAGTGGTGAGAGCAGAGGCTTATGGGATTGATCAGGAACGGCCAGAACGTCCCATCACTGTTGCCGTCAAGATGCTCAAAG ATAATGCTACTGACAAGGACTTGGCTGATCTCATCTCAGAAATGGAAATGATGAAACTCATGGACCAGCACAAGAATATAATCAACCTGCTGGGTGTCTGTACCCAGGATG GGCCTCTCTATGTgattgtggaattcgctgccaagGGGAACTTACGGGAATACCTGCGTGCTCGTCGCCCTCCCACACCTGATTACACCTTTGATGTTACCAAAATGCCTGAAGAACAGCTGTCCTTCAAAGATTTGGTCTCTTGTGTCTATCAGGTGGCACGTGGCATGGAGTACCTGGAATCTAAGCGG TGCATTCACCGGGACCTGGCTGCTCGCAATGTACTTGTCACTGAAGAGACTGTCATGAAAATTGCTGATTTTGGCTTGGCCCGTGGTGTTCATGACATAGACTACTACAAGAAAACAAGCAAT GGCCGCCTGCCTGTAAAGTGGATGGCACCAGAGGCCCTGTTTGACAGAGTGTACACGCACCAGAGTGATGT GTGGTCTTTTGGAATTTTGATGTGGGAGATCTTCACCTTGGGAGGTTCCCCATATCCAGGCATCCCAGTGGAAGAGCTCTTCAAACTTCTGAGAGAAGGTCACCGCATGGACAAGCCCTCCAACTGTACCCATGAATT GTACATGATGATGAGGGAATGCTGGCATGCTGTCCCTTCTCAGAGGCCCACCTTTAAGCAACTGGTGGAAGGACTGGACAAGGTCCTAGCTGCTGTCTCTGAAGAG TATCTGGACCTGTCAATGCCATTTGAACAGTATTCACCCTCCTGCGAGGACACAACCAGCACCTGTTCTTCTGATGATTCTGTCTTCACCCATGACCCACTGCCTATCACCCCCTGTCTCTTCCCCTATCATAATGTGAGGACATGA
- the FGFR4 gene encoding fibroblast growth factor receptor 4 isoform X2 produces MTSLLRGLLGFQIIAALSIWPGASTEETTEPEMFESHMLVAEEEHLLLDPGSLLKLYCSANHSLVITWYKEAKQLLPDSLASGDDDEDSDGDSAHVDSNEEPVHTRRAPYWTHPHRMDKKLYAVPAGNTVKFRCPASGSPNPTIRWLKNGREFRGEHRIGGIRLRHQHWSLVMESVVPSDRGNYTCLVENKFGSIRFSYFLDVLERSPHRPILQAGLPANTTAVVGSDVEFFCKVYSDAQPHIQWLKHIEVNGSSYGPDGIPYVQVLKTADINSSEVEVLYLRNVSMEDAGEYTCLAGNSIGLSYQSAWLTVLPEELVQEVNAPDVKYTDIIIYTSGSLAIAMAVVIIVLCRLQTQPRKQPLEPMAVHKLSKFPLIRQFSLESSSSGKSTTSLMRVTRLSSSCTPMLAGVMEVELPLDSKWEFPRDRLVLGKPLGEGCFGQVVRAEAYGIDQERPERPITVAVKMLKDNATDKDLADLISEMEMMKLMDQHKNIINLLGVCTQDGPLYVIVEFAAKGNLREYLRARRPPTPDYTFDVTKMPEEQLSFKDLVSCVYQVARGMEYLESKRCIHRDLAARNVLVTEETVMKIADFGLARGVHDIDYYKKTSNGRLPVKWMAPEALFDRVYTHQSDVWSFGILMWEIFTLGGSPYPGIPVEELFKLLREGHRMDKPSNCTHELYMMMRECWHAVPSQRPTFKQLVEGLDKVLAAVSEEYLDLSMPFEQYSPSCEDTTSTCSSDDSVFTHDPLPITPCLFPYHNVRT; encoded by the exons ATGACATCCCTGTTGCGGGGCCTTCTTGGGTTCCAGATAATAGCAGCGCTGTCTATTTGGCCAGGTGCTTCTACAGAAGAGACCACAGAGCCAG AAATGTTTGAGAGCCACATGCTGGTGGCAGAGGAAGAGCACTTGCTGCTGGACCCAGGGAGTCTGCTGAAGCTCTACTGCAGTGCCAATCACAGCCTCGTAATCACATGGTACAAAGAAGCCAAGCAGCTTCTCCCAG ATTCATTGGCATCcggtgatgatgatgaagacaGCGATGGGGACAGTGCCCATGTGGATTCAAATGAGGAGCCAGTGCACACCCGGCGAG CACCTTATTGGACACACCCTCATCGAATGGACAAGAAGCTGTATGCAGTCCCAGCAGGAAATACAGTCAAGTTCCGCTGCCCAGCCTCAGGAAGTCCTAATCCTACGATTCGCTGGCTGAAGAATGGTCGGGAATTCAGAGGGGAGCACCGTATTGGTGGGATCCGA CTGCGGCATCAGCACTGGAGCTTAGTCATGGAGAGTGTGGTACCTTCCGACCGAGGCAACTACACTTGTCTGGTGGAGAACAAGTTTGGCAGCATCCGCTTCAGCTATTTTCTGGATGTCCTAG AGAGATCTCCGCACAGGCCAATCCTGCAAGCAGGGCTCCCTGCGAACACCACAGCAGTGGTCGGCAGCGACGTGGAGTTCTTTTGCAAAGTGTACAGCGATGCCCAGCCCCACATACAGTGGCTGAAACACATTGAAGTGAATGGCAGCAGCTATGGCCCTGACGGAATCCCCTACGTTCAAGTGCTTAAG ACAGCAGATATTAACAGCTCAGAGGTGGAAGTGCTGTACTTGCGCAATGTCTCCATGGAAGATGCTGGTGAATACACATGCCTGGCAGGGAATTCTATTGGCTTGTCCTACCAGTCAGCCTGGCTTACTGTGCTGCCAG aagagctggtgcAAGAGGTGAACGCGCCTGATGTCAAGTACACAGATATCATTATCTACACTTCAGGATCTTTGGCCATCGCTATGGCTGTCGTCATCATTGTCCTCTGCCGGTTGCAAACCCAGCCAAGGAAGCAGCCCTTGGAGCCCATGGCAGTACACAAGCTCTCCAAATTCCCTCTCATCCGGCAG TTCTCATTGGAATCAAGCTCCTCAGGCAAGTCTACCACATCACTCATGCGTGTCACCCGCCTCTCGTCAAGCTGCACACCCATGCTGGCTGGGGTCATGGAAGTGGAGCTGCCACTTGACTCAAAGTGGGAATTTCCACGAGACAG GTTGGTGCTGGGCAAGCCACTAGGTGAAGGTTGTTTTGGGCAAGTGGTGAGAGCAGAGGCTTATGGGATTGATCAGGAACGGCCAGAACGTCCCATCACTGTTGCCGTCAAGATGCTCAAAG ATAATGCTACTGACAAGGACTTGGCTGATCTCATCTCAGAAATGGAAATGATGAAACTCATGGACCAGCACAAGAATATAATCAACCTGCTGGGTGTCTGTACCCAGGATG GGCCTCTCTATGTgattgtggaattcgctgccaagGGGAACTTACGGGAATACCTGCGTGCTCGTCGCCCTCCCACACCTGATTACACCTTTGATGTTACCAAAATGCCTGAAGAACAGCTGTCCTTCAAAGATTTGGTCTCTTGTGTCTATCAGGTGGCACGTGGCATGGAGTACCTGGAATCTAAGCGG TGCATTCACCGGGACCTGGCTGCTCGCAATGTACTTGTCACTGAAGAGACTGTCATGAAAATTGCTGATTTTGGCTTGGCCCGTGGTGTTCATGACATAGACTACTACAAGAAAACAAGCAAT GGCCGCCTGCCTGTAAAGTGGATGGCACCAGAGGCCCTGTTTGACAGAGTGTACACGCACCAGAGTGATGT GTGGTCTTTTGGAATTTTGATGTGGGAGATCTTCACCTTGGGAGGTTCCCCATATCCAGGCATCCCAGTGGAAGAGCTCTTCAAACTTCTGAGAGAAGGTCACCGCATGGACAAGCCCTCCAACTGTACCCATGAATT GTACATGATGATGAGGGAATGCTGGCATGCTGTCCCTTCTCAGAGGCCCACCTTTAAGCAACTGGTGGAAGGACTGGACAAGGTCCTAGCTGCTGTCTCTGAAGAG TATCTGGACCTGTCAATGCCATTTGAACAGTATTCACCCTCCTGCGAGGACACAACCAGCACCTGTTCTTCTGATGATTCTGTCTTCACCCATGACCCACTGCCTATCACCCCCTGTCTCTTCCCCTATCATAATGTGAGGACATGA